From the genome of Streptococcus marmotae, one region includes:
- a CDS encoding FtsW/RodA/SpoVE family cell cycle protein, whose protein sequence is MKIDKRPLLNYSILIPYLILSIVGLIMIYSTTSALQVQNGGNPFKPLISQASYWVISLGLIYLVYRMKLSFLRRSGLISITLLINGFLLIISHFFDAVNGAHGWIRLGPGGIIGLQPAEYLKLLIVWYLAHKFAKIQGEIRKYDYQALTKGRWVPNKLNDWRMVSLAFLGLVASLPDLGNAVIVALIIVVMVTVSGIGYRWFSTALIAIVSVSALLLGSIRLLGVEFVAKIPLFGYIARRFAAYFNPFENATESGLQLTNSYYAMSNGGWFGRGLGNSIEKNGYLPEAHTDFAFSIVIEELGFFGASLILALLFFLILRIIVVGIRSKNPFNAMVAFGVAGMLLVQTFVNIGGISGLIPATGVTFPFISQGGNSLLIISIGIAFVLNIDASEKHELIREEIERTMI, encoded by the coding sequence ATGAAAATTGATAAACGGCCTTTGCTGAACTATTCTATTTTGATTCCGTATTTAATCTTGTCCATTGTCGGGCTGATCATGATTTATTCGACAACGAGCGCCTTGCAGGTCCAAAATGGTGGAAATCCTTTTAAACCCCTGATCAGCCAGGCTAGCTATTGGGTGATTAGTTTGGGGTTGATTTACCTAGTTTATCGCATGAAATTGAGCTTTCTGCGTAGATCAGGCTTGATTTCTATAACGCTCTTAATCAATGGATTTTTACTGATTATTTCCCATTTTTTTGATGCTGTCAATGGAGCGCATGGTTGGATTCGTCTGGGACCAGGCGGGATTATCGGCTTGCAACCAGCAGAATATCTGAAATTATTGATTGTTTGGTATCTGGCGCATAAGTTTGCCAAGATTCAAGGAGAGATTCGTAAGTATGACTATCAAGCTTTGACCAAGGGACGCTGGGTTCCGAATAAGCTAAATGATTGGCGTATGGTTAGCCTTGCTTTTTTAGGGTTAGTTGCATCATTGCCGGACCTTGGAAATGCAGTCATTGTTGCTCTGATCATCGTGGTCATGGTAACGGTCAGTGGAATTGGCTACCGCTGGTTTTCAACAGCCTTGATAGCAATTGTGTCTGTTTCAGCTTTACTATTAGGATCTATTCGTTTGCTTGGTGTTGAATTTGTGGCAAAAATTCCTCTATTTGGCTATATTGCGCGGCGTTTTGCTGCTTATTTCAATCCTTTTGAAAATGCAACCGAATCAGGTTTGCAGTTGACCAATTCCTACTATGCCATGAGCAATGGTGGCTGGTTTGGCAGAGGATTAGGAAATTCGATTGAAAAGAATGGATATCTACCAGAAGCGCATACCGATTTTGCCTTTTCGATTGTCATAGAAGAGCTTGGTTTTTTTGGAGCGAGCCTTATTTTGGCCCTCTTGTTTTTCTTGATTTTGCGCATTATCGTAGTCGGTATTCGATCTAAAAATCCCTTTAATGCGATGGTGGCATTTGGGGTAGCTGGTATGTTACTCGTTCAGACCTTTGTCAATATTGGCGGGATTTCTGGTCTGATTCCAGCGACGGGAGTCACCTTCCCATTTATTTCTCAAGGAGGAAATAGTTTATTGATTATTTCTATAGGAATTGCTTTTGTGCTCAATATTGATGCTAGTGAAAAGCACGAACTAATTCGAGAAGAGATTGAACGAACAATGATTTAG
- a CDS encoding DUF4430 domain-containing protein, whose protein sequence is MKKIVLSILSVIAGLFLVACQPQMKPSDSEQTYTATLKVTFPDDKVVEEKVSFEKDDTVMDILEDYHKIEEQEGLVTSIDGVTQDTAKNTYWMYDVNGELAPKGAKEMQVTDGDTIAFYLKTFK, encoded by the coding sequence ATGAAAAAAATCGTTCTTAGCATTCTGTCTGTAATAGCAGGTCTATTTTTGGTGGCTTGCCAGCCCCAAATGAAACCTTCTGATTCAGAACAAACCTACACCGCAACTTTAAAAGTGACATTCCCTGATGATAAAGTAGTCGAAGAAAAGGTATCATTTGAAAAAGATGATACAGTTATGGATATATTAGAAGATTACCATAAAATTGAAGAACAAGAAGGTCTTGTGACTTCCATTGATGGGGTCACGCAAGACACAGCAAAAAATACCTACTGGATGTATGATGTGAATGGTGAATTGGCTCCGAAAGGTGCAAAAGAAATGCAGGTCACAGATGGCGATACAATTGCTTTTTACTTGAAGACCTTTAAATAA